A single Bosea sp. PAMC 26642 DNA region contains:
- a CDS encoding bifunctional sugar phosphate isomerase/epimerase/4-hydroxyphenylpyruvate dioxygenase family protein — protein MIPSIATVCVSGTLHEKLEAIAAAGFRAVEIFENDLIAFPGSPADVRRICGDLGLSIVTCQPFRDFEGMPDSRRARTFDRAERKFDLLQELGTDLLFVCSTVSPEALSGIDRLAADFAELGERAAKRGLRVGYEALAWGKHVYDYRDAWEIVRRANHPHVGIILDSFHIMSRGLDLSTIGTIPSDRIFMVQLADAPLLQMDHLSWSRHWRCLPGQGEFALPDFMQALISTGFDGFLSLEIFNDRFRAGSARSVALDGHRSLLWLLDETARRIGKPVRGAPAMPPPARVEAVEFIEFAVVESERSQFERLLRALGFVRTGAHRSKDVDLWRQGDIRIILNSDEDGFAHSYQITHGSSVCAIALRVADARAATERAKALLDVPHAGAIGPGELDIPAVRGVGGSLVYFLDGGVALGRWSEVDFVSTGESGQGAGLIAVDHISQTMQYEEMLTWLLFYTSLLDARKTPSQAVIDPGGVVQSQVIESGDGGQPDHPLRLVLNGSQSHRTMSARFVTDFFGSGVQHIALATHDIRATVETLMANGVAMLPMPENYYEDLEARADFAPGQIDALKALNILYDQDGHGAFWQAYTATLDGGFFFEIVQRDGYRGYGAANAGIRLTAQARLARPITVPAGLSHSHGRSP, from the coding sequence ATGATCCCATCGATCGCCACGGTCTGCGTCTCGGGAACGCTTCACGAAAAGCTGGAAGCCATCGCCGCCGCAGGTTTCCGCGCGGTCGAGATCTTCGAGAACGACCTCATCGCCTTCCCCGGTTCACCGGCCGATGTCCGCCGCATCTGCGGCGATCTCGGCCTGAGCATCGTCACCTGCCAGCCGTTCCGCGATTTCGAGGGCATGCCGGATTCAAGGCGCGCCCGGACCTTCGACCGGGCCGAACGCAAATTCGACCTGCTTCAGGAACTCGGAACGGACCTGCTCTTCGTCTGCTCGACCGTCTCCCCGGAGGCACTGAGCGGCATCGACCGGCTCGCGGCGGATTTCGCGGAGCTGGGCGAGCGCGCGGCGAAGCGGGGCCTCAGGGTCGGCTATGAGGCGCTGGCATGGGGCAAGCATGTCTACGATTATCGCGATGCCTGGGAAATCGTCCGCCGCGCCAACCATCCACATGTCGGCATCATCCTCGACAGTTTCCACATCATGTCGCGCGGGCTCGACCTCTCGACGATCGGCACGATCCCCAGTGACCGCATCTTCATGGTGCAGTTGGCCGACGCGCCGCTCCTGCAGATGGACCATCTGTCGTGGAGCCGGCACTGGCGCTGCCTGCCCGGCCAGGGCGAGTTCGCGCTGCCCGATTTCATGCAGGCGCTGATCTCGACCGGCTTCGACGGATTCCTCTCGCTCGAGATCTTCAACGACCGCTTTCGAGCAGGCTCCGCGCGCTCTGTCGCGCTCGACGGTCATCGCTCGCTGCTCTGGCTGCTCGACGAGACCGCGCGCCGGATCGGGAAGCCGGTGCGCGGCGCCCCGGCCATGCCGCCGCCGGCCCGCGTCGAGGCGGTCGAATTCATCGAGTTCGCCGTCGTCGAAAGCGAGAGAAGCCAGTTCGAGCGGCTGCTGCGTGCGCTCGGCTTTGTCAGGACCGGAGCCCATCGCTCAAAGGATGTCGATCTCTGGCGACAGGGGGATATCCGCATCATCCTGAACAGCGACGAGGACGGCTTCGCACACAGCTATCAGATCACCCATGGTTCTTCCGTCTGCGCCATCGCGCTGCGCGTGGCCGATGCGCGGGCTGCGACGGAGCGCGCCAAGGCGTTGCTCGACGTGCCACATGCCGGCGCGATCGGTCCGGGCGAACTCGACATCCCCGCCGTACGCGGCGTCGGCGGCAGTCTGGTCTATTTTCTCGATGGTGGCGTGGCGCTTGGGCGCTGGTCCGAGGTCGATTTCGTGTCGACCGGCGAAAGCGGACAGGGCGCCGGGCTTATCGCAGTCGACCACATCTCGCAGACCATGCAGTACGAGGAGATGCTCACCTGGCTGCTGTTCTACACCTCGCTATTGGATGCACGGAAAACTCCGAGCCAGGCAGTGATCGATCCGGGCGGGGTGGTGCAAAGCCAGGTCATCGAAAGCGGCGACGGTGGACAGCCTGACCATCCCCTGCGCCTGGTCCTGAACGGCTCACAAAGCCACCGCACGATGTCGGCGCGCTTCGTCACCGATTTCTTCGGCTCGGGCGTCCAGCACATTGCCCTGGCAACGCATGATATCCGCGCGACGGTAGAGACGCTCATGGCCAACGGAGTCGCGATGCTGCCGATGCCGGAAAACTACTATGAAGACCTCGAAGCGAGGGCCGACTTCGCGCCCGGCCAAATCGATGCGCTGAAGGCACTCAACATCCTCTATGATCAGGACGGACATGGCGCCTTCTGGCAGGCCTATACGGCGACGCTCGATGGCGGCTTCTTCTTCGAGATCGTCCAGCGTGATGGCTATCGCGGGTATGGGGCGGCCAATGCCGGCATTCGCCTGACCGCGCAGGCCCGGCTCGCCCGCCCCATCACGGTTCCAGCCGGACTGAGCCATTCTCACGGAAGGTC